The sequence atataattattattataataataataataataataataataataataatataataataatgataataataataataataataataatattaataatattaattaattattattattattattattattattattattattattattattattattattattaattattattattattattattattattattattattattattattattattattattattattattaattattattattattattattattattattattattattattattattattattattattattattattattattattattattattattattattattattattaaattgtaatattattattattattattattattattattattattattattattattaattattattattattattattattattattattattattattattattattattattattattattattattattattattattattattatattattattattgaattattattattattattattattattattattattattattattattattattattattattattattattattattattattattattattattattattattattattattattattattattattattattattattattattattattattattattattattattatttattattattattattattattattattatattattattattattattattattattattattattattattattattattattattattattattattattatattattattattattattattattattattattattattattattattattattattaattattattattattattattattattattattatattattattattattattattattattattattattattattattattattattattattattattattattattattattattattattattattattattattattattattattattattattattattattattattattattattattattgtattattattattattattattattattattattattattattattattatattattattattattattattattattatattattattattattattattattattattattattattattattattattattattattattattattgaaattattattattattattattattattattattattattattattattattattattattattattattattattattaaaattgtaataataattattattatcattattattattattatttttattattattattattaaaattattattattattattattattattattattattattattattattattattattattattattattattattattattattattattattaaaattgtaattattattattatcataaaaattgttattattattattattattattattattattattattattattattattattattattattattattattattattattattatcattattattattattattattattattaaaattattattattattattattattattattattattattattattattattattattattattattattattattatttttattaaaattattattattattatcattattattattattattattattattattattattattattattattattattattattattattattattattattattattattattattattattattattattattattattattattaaaattgtaattattattattattattattattattattattattattattattattgatattattaatattattattattattattattattattattattattattattattattattattattattattattattattattattattaaaattgtaattattattattattattattattattattattattaatattgttattattattaatattattattattattattattattattattattgttattattattattattattattattattattattattattattattattattattattattaaattgtaattattattattattattattattattattattattattattattattattattattattattattattattattattattattattattgttattattcttattaatattattattaaaattttaattattatgattattattattattattattattattattattattattattattattattattattattattattattattattattattattattattaaaattattattattattattatcattatcattattattattattattattattattattattattattattattattattattattattattattattattattattattattattattattattattattataattattaataatattattattattattattattattattattattattattattattattattattattattattattattatttttattaaaattgtaattattattattattattattattattattattattattaaaattgtaattattattattattattaaaattattattattattattattattattattattattattattattattattattattattattattattattaaaattgtaattattattattattattattattattattattattattattattattattaatattattattaatattattattattattattattattattattattattattattatcatacaaaatttataaattacgtggagttaagtttaacacatccttcgactcaaccggtttcgagcagtgagaaggttttctgctcattgtcaagagtgaactgaaatgcaggtgttgttttgatggcttatatacggagtcctgctacaagattccatcttcactggttaagaaccaccctagggcggagaccgttaatcctattgggtggtggcctctgcctcgccgggatgtttggtgggattactggctctggttctgtcaggagataatccctgttttgaccttcagctatatcagtcctgtcatagttgttattgcctggactattgttgatagtggaccttatacatgttggcaataaggtcccttcttgcgtggtgttgaggttaggtctttgttgttgaataaaaagagcttctattatccggagacgtctactgtcaggggcattatctcctgacagaaccaaagccagtaatcccaccaaacatcccggcgaggcagaggccaccacccaataggattaacggtctccgccctagggcggttcttaaccagtgaagatggaatctcgtagcaggactccgtatataagccatcaaaaaaaaacacctgcatttcagttcactcttgacaataagcagaaaaccttctcactgctcgaaaccggttgattcgaaggatgtgttaaacttaactccacgtaatttataaattttgtataaaagtgacaattactttgtgtgcactaacattgtgatagtgttttatactttgtacatattatctgtacttttacaatgtgttgtgatatattaaagacaaattgtgaatgatatggtcttcatcaccttcctattgatatgtccctttcccagttactgacggattgttcaaatgaaaagaagataataagaacaatagaaaaagttaattacaagattaacgcccctgaggcagcaatcacttttaatattattattattattattattattattattattattattaatattattattattattattattattattattattattattattattattattattattattattaatatttttattattattattaaaattgcaattattattattattatcattattattattattattattattattattattattattaaaattgtatttattatcattattattattattattattattattattattattattattattattaaaattattattattattattattattattattattattatcattattattattattattattatcattattattattattattattattattattattattattattattattattattattattattattaataaaattgtaattattattattattattattattaaaattattattattattattattattattattattattattattattattattattatattattactattattattattattattattattattattattattattattattattattattattattattattattattattattattattattattattatttttattattattattatttttattattattaaaatcattattattattattatcattatcattattattaaaattgtaatcattattattattattattattattattattattattattattattattattattattattattattattattattattattattattattattattattattattattattattattaaaattgtaattattattattattatcattatttttattattattattattattattattattattaaaattattattattattattattattattattattattattattattattattattattattattattattattattattatgaaaattgtaattattatcatcatcattattattattattattattattattattattattattattattattattattattattattattattattattattattaataataataataataataatattattattattattattattattattattattattattattattattattattattattattattattattattattattattattattattattattattattattattattattattattattaaaattgtaattattattattattattattattattattattattattattattattattattattattattattattattattattattattaaaattgtaattattattattattattattattattattattattattattattattattattattattaatattaaaattattattattattattattattattattattattcttattattattattatcattattatttttattaaaattattattattattattattattattattattattattattattattattattattattattattattattattattattattattaaaattgtaattattattattattattattattattattattattattaatattattattaatattattattattattattattattattattattattattattattattattattattattattattattattattattattattattattattattattattattattattattattattaatattaaaattgtaattattattattattattattattattaaaattattattattattattattattattattattattattattaaaattgtaataattattattattattattattattattattaatattattattaatattattattattattattattattatttttattattattattattattattattattattattattattattattattattattattattattatcattattattattattattattattaaaattgtaattattattattattattattattatcattattattattattattattattattaaaattattattattattattattattattattattattattattattattattattattattattattattattattattattattaaaattgtaattattattattattattattattattattattattattattattattattattattattaaaattaatattattattattattatcattatcattattattattattattattattattattattattattattattattattattattattattattattattattattattattattattaaaattgtaattactattattattattactattattattattattattattattattattattattattaaaattattattattattattatcattattattattattattattattattattattattattattattattattattattattattattattattattattattattattattattattattattattattaaaattgtaattattattattattattaaaattgtaattattattattattattattattattattattattattattattattattattattattattattattattattattattattattattattattattattattattattattattattattattaaaattgtaattattattattattattattattattattattattattattattattattattattattattattattattattattattattattattattattattattattattattattattattattatcaaaattgtaattattattattattattattattattattattattattattattattattattattattattattattattattattattattattattattattattattattattattattattattattaaaattataattatttttattattatcattattcttattattattattattattattattattatttttattattattattattattattattattattattattattattattattattattattattattattattaaaattgtaattattattattattattaaaattgtaattattattattattattattattatcattactattattattattattattattattattattattattattattattattattattattattattattattattattattattattattattattattaaaattgtaattgttattattattattattattattattattattattattattattattattattattattattattattattattattattattattattatttttattattattattattattattattattattattattattattattattattattattattaatattattattatcattattattattattattattattattattattattattattattattattattattattattattattattattattattattattattattattattatcattattatcattaatattattattattattattattattattaaaattgtaattattattattattattattattattattattattattattattattattattattattattattattattattattattattattattattattaaaattgtaattattattattattattattattattattattattattattattattattattattattattattattattattattattattattattattattattattattattattattattattattaaaattattattatcattattaaaattgtaattattattattattattattattattattattattattattattattattatcattattattattattattattattattattattattattattattattattattattattattattattattattattattaaaattgtaattattattattattattattattattattattattattattattattattattattattattaatattattattattattattattattattattattattattattattattattattattattattattattattattattatcattattattaaaattgtaattattattattattattattattattattattattattattattattattattattattattattattattattattattattattattattattattattattattatcattattattattatttttaaaattgtaatcattattattattaatattattattatcattattattaatattattattattattattaaaattgtaattattattattattattattattattattattattattattattattattattattattattattattattattattattattattattattattattattaaaattgtaattattattattattattattattattattattattattattattattattattattattattattattattattattattattattattattaagattattattattatcattaatattattaatattattattattattattattattattattattattattattattattattattattattattattattattattattaaaattattattattattattattattattattattattattattattattattattattattattattaagattattattattatcattaatattattaatattattattattattattattattattattattattattattattattattattattattattattattattattattattattattattattatcattaatattattaatattattattattattattattattattattattattattattattattattattattattattattattattattattattattattattattaaaattattatcatcattattattattaatattattattattattattattattattattattattattattattattattattattattattgaaattattattattattattattattattattattattattattattattattattattattattattattattattattattattattattattattattattaaaattgtaataataattattattatcattattattattattatttttattattattattattaaaattattattattattattattattattattattattattattattattattattattattattattattattattattattattattattattattattattattattaaaattgtaattattattattatcataaaaattgttattattattattattattattattattattattattattattattattattattattattattatcattattattattattattattattattatcattattattattattattattattattaaaattattattattattattattattattattattattattattattattattattattattatttttattaaaattattattattattatcattattattattattattattattattattattattattattattattattattattattattattattattattattattattattattattattatcattattattattaatattattattattattattattattattatttttattgttattattattattattattattattattattattattattattattattattattattattattattattattattattattattattattattattattattattattattattaatattattattattattattattaaaattgtaattattattattatcattattttaattattattattattattattattattattattattattattattattattattattattattattattattattattattattattattattattattattattattattattatcattattattattattgttatcattattactaaaattattattattattattattattattattattattattattattattattattattattattattattattattattattattataattattattattattattattaaaatattattattaatattattattattattattattattattattattattattattattattattattattattattattattattattattattattatcattatcattattattattaatattattattattattattattattattattattattattattattattattattattattattattattattattattattattattattattattattattattattattattattattattattattattattattattattattattattattattattattattattattattattaaaattgtaattattattattatcattattttaattattattattattattattattattattatcattattattattattattattattattattattattattattattattattattattattattattaaaattattattattattattattattattattattattattattattattattattattattattattattattaaaattgtaattattattattattattattattattattattattattattattattattattattattattattattattattattaatattattattattattattattattattattattattattattattattattattattattaaaattgtaattattattattattattattattattattattattattattattattattattattattattattattattattattattaaaaacgtaattattattattattattattattattattattattattattattattattattattattattattattattattattattattattattattattattattattattattattattattattattattattattattaaaattgtaattattattattattattattattattattattattattattattattattattattattattattattattattattattattatta comes from Palaemon carinicauda isolate YSFRI2023 chromosome 19, ASM3689809v2, whole genome shotgun sequence and encodes:
- the LOC137658118 gene encoding uncharacterized transmembrane protein DDB_G0285607-like, with translation NNNNNNNNNNNNNNNNNNNNNNDNNNNNNFNNNNNNNNNNNNNSNNNNSNYNFNNNNNNNNNNNNNNNNNNNNNNNNNNNNNNDNDNNNNNINFNNNNNNNNNNNNNNNNNNNNYNFNNNNNNNNNNNNNNNNNNNNNNNNNNNNFNNNNNNNNNDNNNNNNNNYNFNNNNNNNNDNNNNNNNNNNNNNNNNNNNNNKNNNNNNNN
- the LOC137658119 gene encoding uncharacterized protein: NNNNNYNFNNNNNNNNNNNNNNNNNNNNNNNKNNNNNNNNNNKNNDNNKNNYNFNNNNNNNNNNNNNNNNNNNNNNNNNNNNNNNNNNNNNNNNNYNFDNNNNNNNNNNNNNNNNNNNNNNNNNNNNNNNNNNNNNNNNNYNFNNNNNNNNNNNNNNNNNNNNNNN